One genomic region from Gemmobacter aquarius encodes:
- the rplB gene encoding 50S ribosomal protein L2, whose protein sequence is MALKSYKPTTPGQRGLVLIDRSELWKGRPVKSLTEGLTKTGGRNNTGRITMWHKGGGAKRLYRIVDFKRRKFDIAATVERIEYDPNRTAFIALVKYNDGELAYILAPQRLAIGDQVIAGAKTDVKPGNAMPFSGMPIGTIVHNVELKPGKGGQLARAAGTYAQFVGRDGGYAQIRLSSGELRMVRQECMATIGAVSNPDNSNQNLGKAGRRRHMGIRPTVRGVAMNPIDHPHGGGEGRTSGGRHPVTPWGKGTKGNKTRSNKQTDKYIVRSRHAKKKGR, encoded by the coding sequence GGGCTGGTTCTGATCGACCGTTCGGAGCTGTGGAAAGGCCGCCCCGTCAAATCCCTTACCGAGGGTTTGACCAAGACGGGTGGACGGAACAACACCGGACGTATCACGATGTGGCACAAGGGTGGGGGCGCCAAGCGTCTCTATCGCATCGTGGACTTCAAACGCCGCAAATTCGATATCGCGGCGACCGTGGAACGGATCGAATATGACCCGAACCGCACCGCGTTCATCGCGCTGGTCAAGTATAACGACGGCGAGCTGGCCTATATCCTGGCTCCGCAGCGTCTGGCCATTGGCGATCAGGTGATCGCCGGCGCCAAGACCGACGTCAAACCCGGCAACGCGATGCCCTTCTCGGGCATGCCGATCGGGACGATCGTGCACAACGTCGAACTGAAGCCCGGCAAGGGTGGCCAGCTGGCCCGCGCTGCCGGAACCTATGCCCAGTTCGTCGGCCGTGACGGTGGCTACGCGCAGATCCGCCTGTCGTCGGGCGAGCTTCGCATGGTCCGTCAGGAATGCATGGCCACCATCGGTGCCGTGTCGAACCCCGACAACTCGAACCAGAACCTCGGCAAGGCCGGGCGTCGTCGTCACATGGGCATCCGCCCGACCGTCCGCGGTGTGGCTATGAACCCGATCGACCACCCGCATGGCGGTGGTGAAGGCCGGACTTCGGGCGGCCGTCACCCGGTCACTCCGTGGGGCAAGGGCACCAAGGGGAACAAGACCCGGTCGAACAAGCAGACGGACAAGTACATTGTCCGCTCGCGTCACGCCAAGAAAAAGGGCCGGTAA
- the rpsS gene encoding 30S ribosomal protein S19 translates to MARSIWKGPFVDAYVLKKAEKSRESGKSEVIKIWSRRSTILPQFVGLTFGVYNGKKHIPVAVTEEMIGQKFGEYSPTRTYYGHAADKKAKRK, encoded by the coding sequence ATGGCACGTTCTATCTGGAAAGGCCCGTTCGTCGACGCTTACGTCCTGAAAAAGGCCGAGAAGTCGCGCGAGTCGGGCAAGAGCGAAGTGATCAAGATCTGGTCGCGCCGTTCGACCATTCTGCCGCAGTTCGTTGGTCTGACCTTCGGGGTCTACAACGGCAAGAAGCACATTCCCGTCGCGGTTACCGAAGAGATGATCGGTCAGAAGTTCGGTGAATATTCGCCGACCCGGACCTATTACGGTCACGCTGCCGACAAGAAAGCGAAACGGAAGTAA
- the rplV gene encoding 50S ribosomal protein L22: MANEKNPRRVADNEAMAISRMLRTSPQKLNLVAAMIRGKKVEKALADLTFSKRRIAGDVKKCLQSAIANAENNHGLDVDTLVVAEAWVGKNLVMKRGRPRARGRFGKIMKPFSEITIKVRQTGETA; this comes from the coding sequence ATGGCAAACGAAAAGAATCCGCGCCGCGTGGCCGACAACGAAGCAATGGCGATTTCGCGCATGCTCCGTACCTCTCCGCAGAAGCTGAACCTCGTCGCAGCGATGATCCGCGGCAAGAAAGTGGAAAAGGCTTTGGCCGATCTCACCTTCTCGAAGCGCCGCATCGCCGGTGACGTGAAAAAGTGCCTTCAGTCGGCAATCGCCAACGCTGAAAACAACCACGGCCTCGACGTCGACACGCTTGTCGTCGCGGAAGCCTGGGTCGGCAAGAACCTCGTGATGAAGCGTGGCCGTCCGCGGGCACGTGGCCGTTTCGGCAAGATCATGAAACCGTTCAGCGAAATCACCATCAAGGTACGTCAAACCGGGGAGACTGCATAA
- the rpsC gene encoding 30S ribosomal protein S3, with product MGQKVNPIGMRLQVNRTWDSRWFAESKDYGNLLLEDLKMREFIHEECKQAGISRVIIERPHKKCRVTIHTARPGVIIGKKGADIETLRKKLAAFTKSDLHLNIVEIRKPEADAQLVAESIAQQMERRVSFRRAMKRGVQGAMRMGALGIRVNVAGRLGGAEIARTEWYREGRVPLHTLRADIDYALSEAATPYGIIGVKVWIFKGEILEHDPQAHDRRHAEAQEGAVPRAPRRDRERA from the coding sequence ATGGGTCAGAAGGTCAACCCGATCGGGATGCGTCTTCAGGTCAACCGTACCTGGGACAGCCGCTGGTTCGCTGAATCGAAAGATTATGGCAATCTGCTGCTTGAAGACCTCAAGATGCGTGAATTCATCCACGAGGAATGCAAGCAGGCCGGCATCAGCCGTGTGATCATCGAGCGTCCGCACAAAAAGTGCCGCGTCACGATCCACACCGCGCGTCCGGGCGTCATCATCGGCAAAAAGGGCGCCGACATCGAAACGCTGCGTAAGAAACTTGCAGCCTTCACCAAGTCGGACCTCCACCTGAACATCGTCGAAATCCGCAAGCCGGAAGCCGACGCACAGTTGGTAGCCGAGTCGATCGCCCAGCAGATGGAGCGTCGCGTGTCCTTCCGTCGCGCGATGAAGCGTGGCGTTCAGGGTGCGATGCGCATGGGAGCCCTCGGCATCCGTGTGAACGTTGCAGGTCGTCTGGGTGGCGCTGAAATCGCACGTACCGAATGGTACCGCGAAGGCCGCGTTCCGCTGCACACCCTGCGCGCCGACATCGACTATGCGCTGTCCGAAGCCGCGACCCCTTACGGGATCATCGGCGTCAAAGTGTGGATCTTCAAAGGAGAAATCCTCGAGCACGATCCGCAGGCACATGATCGCCGTCACGCCGAAGCGCAAGAGGGCGCCGTTCCTCGCGCTCCGCGTCGCGACCGCGAACGCGCGTAA
- the rplP gene encoding 50S ribosomal protein L16 — protein sequence MLQPKRTKFRKQHKGRIHGEAKGGFLLNFGSFALKATEPERVTARQIEAARRAITRHMKRQGRVWIRIFPDVPVSSKPTEVRMGKGKGSVDYWAAKVKPGRIMFEIDGVSEVIAREALRLGAMKLPVTTRVVAREDW from the coding sequence ATGCTGCAACCGAAACGGACCAAGTTCCGCAAACAGCACAAGGGCCGTATCCACGGCGAAGCGAAGGGCGGCTTTTTGCTGAACTTCGGCTCCTTTGCGCTTAAAGCCACCGAGCCCGAGCGTGTGACCGCGCGGCAGATCGAAGCGGCACGCCGCGCGATCACCCGCCACATGAAACGTCAGGGCCGCGTCTGGATCCGGATTTTCCCGGATGTCCCGGTCTCGTCGAAGCCTACCGAAGTCCGTATGGGTAAAGGTAAGGGGTCGGTCGATTACTGGGCAGCCAAGGTCAAGCCGGGCCGCATCATGTTCGAGATCGACGGCGTGTCCGAAGTGATCGCACGTGAAGCCCTGCGTCTGGGCGCCATGAAACTTCCGGTGACGACCCGCGTCGTCGCCCGCGAAGACTGGTAA
- the rpmC gene encoding 50S ribosomal protein L29: MAVKAEELRGKSPDQLRDNLVALKKEAFNLRFQQATGQLENTSRMNAIRKDVARIKTVLTQKAAEAAK, encoded by the coding sequence ATGGCCGTGAAAGCCGAAGAACTGCGGGGCAAGTCCCCGGACCAGCTGCGCGACAATCTTGTCGCGCTGAAGAAGGAAGCCTTCAACCTGCGCTTCCAGCAGGCCACCGGCCAGCTCGAGAACACGTCCCGCATGAACGCCATCCGCAAGGACGTGGCGCGCATCAAGACGGTGTTGACCCAAAAAGCCGCTGAAGCCGCGAAGTAA
- the rpsQ gene encoding 30S ribosomal protein S17 — MPKRILQGVVTSDKNEQTITVLVERRFKHPLLQKTVRKSKKYRAHDAENKFKVGDSVRIEECAPISKTKRWTVVLEA, encoded by the coding sequence ATGCCCAAGCGTATCCTGCAAGGTGTCGTGACCTCGGACAAGAACGAGCAGACGATCACCGTCCTCGTCGAGCGCCGCTTCAAGCACCCGTTGCTGCAAAAGACCGTCCGTAAGTCCAAGAAATATCGGGCTCACGACGCGGAGAACAAGTTCAAGGTCGGCGACTCGGTTCGCATCGAAGAATGTGCGCCGATTTCGAAAACGAAACGCTGGACGGTGGTGCTCGAGGCGTAA
- the rplN gene encoding 50S ribosomal protein L14, whose product MIQMQTNLDVADNSGARRVQCIKVLGGSHRRYASVGDIIVVSVKEAIPKGRVKKGDVRKAVVVRTAKEVRREDGTTIRFDRNAAVILNNQGEPVGTRIFGPVVRELRAKNFMKIISLAPEVL is encoded by the coding sequence ATGATCCAGATGCAGACCAATCTGGATGTGGCTGACAACTCTGGCGCTCGCCGGGTTCAGTGCATCAAGGTTCTGGGCGGTTCGCACCGCCGCTACGCATCCGTGGGCGACATCATCGTGGTGTCGGTCAAGGAAGCGATTCCGAAGGGCCGCGTGAAGAAGGGTGACGTGCGTAAAGCCGTCGTCGTTCGCACCGCCAAGGAAGTCCGCCGTGAAGACGGCACGACGATCCGCTTCGACCGTAACGCCGCCGTCATCCTGAACAACCAGGGCGAACCGGTCGGCACCCGTATCTTCGGGCCGGTCGTTCGCGAACTGCGTGCGAAGAACTTCATGAAGATCATCTCGCTGGCTCCGGAGGTGCTCTGA
- the rplX gene encoding 50S ribosomal protein L24 yields MAAKLKKGDTVIVLTGRDKGKKGEIASVNPAANKAVVEGVNVAIRHTKQTPSSQGGRIPKAMPIDLSNLAIVDKDGKPTRVGFRMEGDKKVRYAKSNGEAI; encoded by the coding sequence ATGGCTGCGAAACTCAAAAAAGGTGACACCGTCATCGTGCTGACCGGCCGCGACAAGGGTAAAAAGGGCGAAATCGCCTCGGTAAACCCCGCCGCGAACAAGGCAGTGGTCGAAGGCGTCAACGTCGCGATCCGTCACACCAAGCAGACCCCTTCGTCGCAAGGTGGCCGTATCCCCAAGGCGATGCCGATCGACCTGTCGAACCTGGCAATCGTCGACAAGGACGGCAAACCGACCCGCGTCGGCTTCCGCATGGAAGGCGACAAGAAGGTCCGTTACGCCAAATCGAACGGGGAGGCGATCTGA
- the rplE gene encoding 50S ribosomal protein L5, with amino-acid sequence MLDTATYTPRAKADYVARIRAAMKEEFGYKNDMQIPRLDKIVLNMGVGEAVKDTKKVKQAAEELSLIAGQKAVITHAKKSIAGFRVREEMPLGCKVTLRGDRMYEFFDRLVTIALPRVRDFRGVKGSSFDGRGNYAMGLKEHIVFPEINFDKVDEVLGMDIIICTNAKTDAEAKALLKHFNMPFTS; translated from the coding sequence ATGCTCGATACCGCAACCTACACCCCCCGCGCCAAGGCTGACTATGTCGCCCGCATCCGTGCGGCGATGAAGGAAGAGTTCGGCTACAAGAACGACATGCAGATCCCGCGTCTGGACAAGATCGTCCTGAACATGGGCGTCGGCGAAGCCGTCAAAGACACCAAGAAGGTCAAGCAAGCCGCCGAGGAGCTTTCGCTCATCGCCGGTCAGAAGGCTGTCATCACCCACGCCAAGAAGTCGATCGCCGGCTTCCGCGTCCGTGAAGAGATGCCGCTCGGCTGCAAGGTGACCCTGCGCGGCGACCGGATGTACGAATTCTTCGACCGTCTCGTCACCATCGCACTGCCCCGCGTCCGCGACTTCCGCGGCGTCAAGGGCTCGTCCTTCGACGGGCGTGGCAACTACGCAATGGGCTTGAAAGAGCACATCGTGTTCCCCGAAATCAACTTCGACAAGGTCGATGAAGTGCTGGGGATGGATATCATCATCTGCACCAACGCAAAGACCGATGCCGAAGCCAAGGCGCTGTTGAAGCATTTCAACATGCCCTTCACGTCCTGA
- the rpsN gene encoding 30S ribosomal protein S14, giving the protein MAKKSMVNREVKRAKLVKQHASKRAALKAVINDQTKPVEDRFKATMKLAELPRNSSATRLHNRCQLTGRPHAYYRKLKLSRIMLRELASFGQIPGMVKSSW; this is encoded by the coding sequence ATGGCTAAAAAATCCATGGTGAACCGCGAAGTGAAGCGCGCCAAGCTCGTGAAGCAGCATGCTTCCAAGCGCGCTGCTCTCAAGGCGGTGATCAACGACCAGACCAAGCCGGTGGAAGATCGCTTCAAGGCGACAATGAAACTTGCTGAACTGCCCCGCAACTCGTCGGCGACCCGGCTGCACAACCGGTGCCAGCTTACGGGCCGTCCCCATGCTTACTACCGTAAGCTCAAACTCTCGCGGATCATGTTGCGTGAATTGGCCTCGTTTGGCCAGATTCCCGGCATGGTGAAGTCGAGCTGGTAA
- the rpsH gene encoding 30S ribosomal protein S8, with amino-acid sequence MTMNDPLGDMLTRIRNAQLRGKSTVSTPASKLRAWVLDVLAGEGYIRGYEKSTTENGQGELVISLKYFEGTPVIREIKRVSKPGRRVYMGVKDIPTVRNGLGVSIVSTPKGVMSDAAARSANVGGEVLCTVF; translated from the coding sequence ATGACTATGAACGATCCTCTCGGCGATATGCTGACCCGTATCCGCAACGCGCAATTGCGCGGCAAGTCGACCGTGTCCACCCCGGCTTCCAAGCTGCGGGCATGGGTGCTCGACGTGCTGGCGGGCGAAGGCTACATCCGTGGCTACGAGAAGAGCACGACCGAAAATGGCCAGGGTGAACTGGTGATCTCGCTCAAGTACTTCGAAGGCACCCCTGTCATCCGTGAAATCAAGCGCGTGTCCAAGCCGGGCCGTCGCGTGTACATGGGTGTCAAGGATATCCCGACCGTGCGTAACGGTCTTGGCGTCTCCATCGTCTCCACGCCCAAGGGCGTGATGTCGGATGCAGCGGCTCGCTCTGCCAATGTTGGCGGCGAAGTCCTCTGCACCGTATTCTAA
- the rplF gene encoding 50S ribosomal protein L6, with protein MSRIGKKPVELPSGVTATTSGQTIEVKGPKGTRSFTAGDDVTLVIEGTTVSVKPRGTSKRARQQWGMVRSMVANLVAGVTTGFKKELEIQGVGYRAAMSGNVLKLSLGYSHEVNFDVPAGVTVTSPKQTEIVVEGIDQQQVGQVAANIREWKRPEPYKGKGIRYKGEFVFRKEGKKK; from the coding sequence ATGTCTCGTATTGGCAAAAAACCGGTCGAACTGCCTTCGGGCGTGACGGCTACGACCAGCGGCCAGACCATCGAAGTCAAGGGGCCGAAAGGTACCCGCAGCTTCACCGCCGGTGACGACGTGACCCTGGTGATCGAAGGGACGACCGTTTCGGTCAAGCCCCGCGGCACCTCGAAGCGCGCCCGTCAGCAGTGGGGTATGGTCCGTTCGATGGTTGCGAACCTCGTTGCGGGTGTCACGACCGGCTTCAAGAAAGAGCTTGAAATCCAAGGCGTTGGTTACCGCGCTGCGATGTCAGGCAACGTCTTGAAACTGTCGCTCGGCTATTCGCACGAAGTGAACTTCGACGTTCCGGCAGGCGTGACCGTCACGTCGCCGAAGCAGACCGAAATCGTTGTGGAAGGCATCGACCAGCAGCAAGTTGGTCAGGTTGCAGCGAACATCCGCGAGTGGAAGCGTCCCGAGCCCTACAAGGGCAAAGGCATCCGCTACAAGGGTGAGTTCGTCTTCCGCAAGGAAGGCAAGAAGAAGTAA
- the rplR gene encoding 50S ribosomal protein L18: MANTKRELFLKRRLRVRNKIKAMSNGRLRLSVHRSSKNISAQLIDDVKGVTVAAASTLEKDLGLIGKNNVEAAAKIGAAIAERAKKAGVEECYFDRGGYIFHGKIKALADAAREGGLKF; this comes from the coding sequence ATGGCGAACACCAAAAGAGAGCTGTTCCTCAAGCGCCGCCTGCGCGTCCGGAACAAAATCAAGGCGATGTCCAACGGGCGCTTGCGTCTGTCGGTTCACCGTTCTTCCAAGAACATCAGCGCCCAGCTGATCGACGATGTCAAAGGGGTCACCGTTGCGGCCGCTTCGACGCTCGAAAAGGATCTGGGTCTGATCGGCAAGAACAACGTCGAGGCTGCGGCCAAGATCGGCGCTGCGATTGCGGAACGGGCAAAAAAGGCTGGCGTGGAAGAATGCTATTTCGACCGCGGCGGCTACATCTTTCACGGCAAGATCAAGGCTTTGGCCGATGCTGCCCGTGAAGGTGGCCTGAAGTTCTAA
- the rpsE gene encoding 30S ribosomal protein S5 produces the protein MAERDNRREGRGNDRRDNRPEETPEFADRLVAINRVSKTVKGGKRFGFAALVVVGDQRGRVGFGKGKAKEVPEAIRKATEQAKRSLVRVPLKDSRTLHHDIEGRHGAGKVVMRTAVAGTGIIAGGPMRAVFEMLGIQDVVAKSIGSANPYNMIRATIDGLKQEASPRHVANRRGKKVAEILKKPEAEVVEA, from the coding sequence ATGGCAGAACGTGATAACCGCCGGGAAGGCCGTGGCAACGACCGCCGCGACAACCGCCCGGAAGAAACCCCGGAATTCGCAGACCGTCTGGTCGCGATCAACCGCGTCTCGAAAACCGTCAAGGGCGGCAAGCGCTTCGGCTTTGCGGCACTCGTCGTGGTCGGCGACCAGCGTGGTCGCGTCGGCTTCGGCAAGGGCAAGGCCAAGGAAGTGCCGGAAGCGATCCGCAAGGCCACCGAACAGGCCAAGCGCAGCCTCGTCCGTGTGCCTCTGAAAGACAGCCGCACCCTGCACCACGATATCGAAGGCCGTCACGGCGCCGGTAAAGTGGTGATGCGGACGGCCGTTGCAGGTACCGGCATCATCGCCGGCGGCCCGATGCGCGCCGTCTTCGAAATGCTCGGCATCCAGGACGTTGTGGCCAAATCGATCGGTTCGGCCAACCCCTACAACATGATCCGCGCAACCATCGACGGTCTCAAGCAGGAAGCCTCGCCCCGCCATGTCGCGAACCGTCGCGGCAAGAAAGTGGCCGAGATCCTGAAGAAGCCCGAAGCCGAAGTTGTGGAGGCTTGA
- the rpmD gene encoding 50S ribosomal protein L30, whose protein sequence is MADKKTIVVKQVASAARRPAVQTATLKGLGLNKMNRTRELEDTPSVRGMVRKIQHLVQIIEERG, encoded by the coding sequence ATGGCTGACAAGAAAACCATCGTCGTCAAGCAGGTGGCTTCGGCTGCCCGCCGCCCTGCCGTCCAGACCGCGACCCTGAAAGGGTTGGGCCTGAACAAGATGAACCGCACCCGCGAACTCGAAGACACGCCTTCGGTCCGTGGCATGGTCCGCAAGATCCAGCACCTCGTGCAGATCATCGAAGAGCGCGGCTGA
- the rplO gene encoding 50S ribosomal protein L15, giving the protein MKLNELHDNPGAAKKQKRVARGPGSGKGKTAGRGIKGQKSRSGVAIGGYEGGQMPLYRRLPKRGFNKPNRLEFAVVNLGLIEKFIALGKLDAKSEITEDMIVAAGLTKSKHDGIRILAKGEIKTAIKLNVTGASASAIEAVAAAGGTLTVKPARVAAE; this is encoded by the coding sequence ATGAAATTGAATGAACTGCACGACAATCCCGGCGCAGCCAAGAAGCAAAAGCGCGTTGCACGTGGTCCGGGTTCGGGCAAGGGCAAGACCGCTGGCCGTGGTATCAAGGGTCAGAAATCGCGTTCGGGCGTCGCCATCGGCGGCTACGAAGGCGGCCAGATGCCGCTGTACCGTCGTCTTCCCAAGCGCGGCTTCAACAAGCCGAACCGTCTGGAATTCGCGGTCGTCAACCTCGGCCTGATCGAGAAATTCATCGCCCTCGGCAAGCTGGATGCGAAATCGGAAATCACCGAGGACATGATCGTCGCAGCCGGCCTGACCAAGTCGAAGCATGACGGCATCCGCATTCTTGCAAAAGGCGAGATCAAGACCGCGATCAAGCTGAACGTGACCGGCGCTTCTGCATCGGCCATCGAAGCCGTCGCCGCCGCTGGTGGTACGCTGACTGTGAAACCGGCACGCGTCGCCGCTGAATAA
- the secY gene encoding preprotein translocase subunit SecY: MASAAEQMAANLSWAALGKATDLRQRIFFTLGLLMVYRLGTYIPVPGIDGAQLREFMNDAGAGIGGMLNMFTGGAISRMGIFALGIMPYISASIIVQLLTSMVPQLEQLKKEGEQGRKKINQYTRYATVFLATFQAWGIAASIEAGNLAHDPGLFFKLSCVITLVGGTMFLMWLGEQITARGIGNGTSLIIFVGIVAEIPRAMAQFLESGRSGAVSPIVILGVMVMIVVVITFVVFLERALRKIHIQYPRRQVGMKIYDGGSSHLPIKVNPAGVIPAIFASSLLLLPTTISTFSGQSTGPVMSTILAYFGPGQPLHLLFFVAMIVFFSYFYTQNVAFKVDEVAENLKNQNGFIAGIRPGKKTEEYLEYVVNRVLVLGSGYLALICLLPEILRNELSIPFYFGGTSVLIVVSVTMDTINQIQSHLLAHQYEGLIEKSQLRGKKRTAPRAPARR; encoded by the coding sequence ATGGCATCTGCTGCAGAGCAAATGGCGGCGAACCTGAGTTGGGCCGCCCTGGGCAAGGCGACCGACCTTCGCCAACGCATCTTCTTCACCCTCGGGCTGTTGATGGTCTACCGGCTGGGAACCTATATCCCCGTTCCGGGCATCGACGGCGCGCAGCTGCGCGAGTTCATGAACGACGCGGGCGCGGGAATCGGGGGCATGCTAAACATGTTCACCGGCGGTGCGATCAGCCGGATGGGCATCTTTGCCCTCGGCATCATGCCCTATATCTCGGCTTCGATCATCGTCCAGCTTCTGACCTCGATGGTCCCCCAACTCGAACAGCTCAAGAAAGAGGGCGAGCAGGGGCGCAAGAAGATCAACCAGTACACCCGCTACGCGACCGTGTTCCTTGCCACCTTCCAGGCCTGGGGCATCGCGGCCTCGATCGAGGCGGGCAATCTGGCGCATGATCCGGGGCTGTTCTTCAAGCTCTCCTGCGTGATCACGCTCGTCGGCGGCACCATGTTCCTGATGTGGCTGGGCGAGCAGATCACCGCGCGCGGCATCGGCAACGGCACTTCGCTGATCATCTTCGTCGGCATCGTCGCGGAAATACCGCGCGCCATGGCGCAGTTTCTGGAAAGCGGCCGTTCGGGTGCGGTGTCGCCGATCGTCATCCTCGGCGTGATGGTGATGATCGTCGTCGTGATCACCTTTGTCGTCTTTCTGGAGCGGGCGCTTCGCAAGATCCACATCCAGTATCCCCGCCGTCAGGTCGGCATGAAGATCTATGACGGCGGCTCGTCGCATCTGCCGATCAAGGTGAACCCCGCCGGCGTGATCCCCGCCATCTTTGCCTCGTCGCTTCTGTTGCTGCCGACCACGATCTCGACCTTTTCGGGCCAATCGACCGGCCCCGTGATGTCGACGATCCTGGCCTACTTTGGCCCTGGCCAGCCGCTGCACCTTTTGTTCTTCGTCGCGATGATCGTGTTCTTCAGCTACTTCTACACCCAGAACGTGGCTTTCAAGGTCGACGAGGTGGCCGAGAACCTGAAGAACCAGAACGGTTTCATCGCAGGCATCCGCCCCGGCAAGAAGACCGAAGAATATCTTGAATATGTGGTCAACCGCGTGCTCGTCCTCGGTTCGGGTTACCTTGCGCTCATCTGTCTCTTGCCGGAAATCCTGCGCAACGAGCTGTCGATCCCCTTTTACTTCGGCGGCACCTCGGTGCTGATCGTGGTGTCGGTCACGATGGACACGATCAACCAGATCCAGTCGCACCTTCTGGCGCATCAATACGAAGGTCTGATCGAGAAATCGCAGCTGCGCGGCAAGAAGCGCACGGCTCCGCGCGCTCCGGCACGGCGCTAA
- a CDS encoding adenylate kinase, with protein sequence MVNIILLGPPGAGKGTQAKRLVDGRGMVQLSTGDMLREAKTSGTEMGNRVAEVMAKGQLVTDEIVIGLIEEKITGHAGGGFIFDGFPRTLPQADALAALMTRTGQTLDAVIEMQVDDAALVARISGRYTCGNCGAVYHDQTKPTAKPGCCDVCGSDKMVRRADDNEDALRQRLMEYYKKTSPLIGYYYAKHQLHAVDGLAGMDAVADAIAKVLDRQ encoded by the coding sequence ATGGTCAACATCATCCTCCTCGGCCCTCCCGGCGCAGGGAAGGGCACTCAGGCCAAGCGTCTGGTCGACGGGCGCGGCATGGTCCAGCTCTCGACCGGCGACATGTTGCGCGAGGCCAAGACCAGCGGCACCGAAATGGGCAACCGCGTGGCCGAAGTCATGGCCAAGGGTCAGCTTGTGACGGACGAGATCGTGATCGGCCTGATCGAGGAAAAGATCACCGGTCACGCGGGCGGCGGCTTCATTTTCGACGGCTTCCCCCGCACCCTGCCGCAGGCTGATGCACTGGCCGCGCTGATGACCCGCACGGGCCAGACGCTCGACGCGGTGATCGAGATGCAGGTGGATGATGCGGCTTTGGTGGCGCGGATCTCTGGCCGCTACACCTGCGGCAATTGCGGCGCGGTCTATCATGACCAGACCAAACCCACGGCCAAGCCGGGCTGCTGCGATGTCTGTGGGTCCGACAAGATGGTTCGCCGCGCCGACGACAACGAAGACGCGCTGCGCCAGCGGCTGATGGAATATTACAAGAAAACCTCGCCCCTGATCGGCTATTACTACGCCAAGCACCAGCTGCATGCGGTGGATGGTCTGGCCGGGATGGACGCCGTGGCCGATGCCATCGCAAAGGTGCTTGACAGGCAGTGA
- the rpsM gene encoding 30S ribosomal protein S13 codes for MARIAGVNIPTAKRVPIALTYITGIGPHNADTICTALNIDQSRRVNQLTDAEVLAIREYIDANFTVEGDLRREVSMNIKRLMDLGCYRGLRHRKNLPVRGQRTHTNARTRKGPAKAIAGKKK; via the coding sequence TTGGCACGTATTGCTGGCGTCAACATCCCTACCGCGAAACGGGTTCCGATCGCGCTGACCTACATCACCGGCATTGGCCCGCATAATGCGGACACCATCTGCACTGCGCTGAACATCGACCAGTCGCGCCGCGTCAACCAGCTGACCGACGCCGAAGTGCTCGCAATCCGCGAATACATCGACGCGAACTTCACGGTTGAAGGCGACCTTCGCCGCGAAGTCTCGATGAACATCAAGCGCCTGATGGACCTTGGTTGCTACCGTGGCCTGCGTCACCGCAAGAACCTTCCGGTTCGCGGCCAGCGCACGCACACGAACGCGCGGACCCGCAAGGGACCGGCCAAAGCCATCGCCGGCAAGAAGAAATAA
- the rpsK gene encoding 30S ribosomal protein S11 translates to MARDTKKDARLKKKERKNIAAGVAHVNSSFNNTKILISDVQGNAISWSSSGTMGFKGSRKSTPYAAQMAAEDAGRKAQEHGVKTLEVEVQGPGSGRESALRALAAVGFNITSIRDVTPLAHNGCRPPKRRRV, encoded by the coding sequence ATGGCACGCGATACCAAGAAAGACGCCCGTCTGAAGAAAAAAGAACGCAAGAACATCGCCGCTGGCGTTGCTCACGTGAACTCTTCCTTCAACAACACCAAGATCCTGATCTCCGACGTGCAGGGCAACGCCATTTCGTGGTCGTCCTCGGGCACGATGGGCTTCAAGGGTTCGCGCAAGTCGACCCCCTATGCCGCGCAGATGGCCGCAGAAGATGCGGGCCGCAAGGCACAGGAACATGGCGTGAAAACGCTGGAAGTCGAAGTGCAGGGCCCCGGTTCGGGCCGCGAATCGGCGCTCCGCGCACTGGCTGCGGTGGGTTTCAACATCACCTCGATCCGTGATGTCACTCCGCTCGCGCACAACGGCTGCCGTCCGCCGAAGCGCCGCCGCGTCTAA